The genomic stretch CACCGCGATACGGGGAGCCGCGTAGGTCAGCTCCGAGGCGACAGCCCTGAACTCGTCCAGCATCGGGTCCATCAAGGGCGAGTGGAACGCGTGGCTCACCGTCAACCGGCGCGTCTTGACGCCCAGTTCCTCGAGCCTGCCCGCGACCGCCAGGACGGCCGTCTCCTCGCCGGAGACCACCACCGACCGGGGGCCGTTGACGGCCGCGATCGCCACCTGGCCGTCCAGCAGCGGCAGGACTTCGTCCTCCGAAGCCTGGACGGCCACCATCGCGCCGCCCCTCGGCAACGCCTGCATCAACCCCGCACGCGCCACCACCAGACGTACCGCGTCCTGGAGCGAGAACACCCCCGCCACATGGGCGGCGGCGACCTCACCGATCGAATGACCCGCGACGAAGTCGGGCCGCACGCCCCACGACTCCACCAGACGGAACAGAGCGACCTCCACCGCGAACAACGCCGGCTGAGTCCACCCCGTCTCGTCCAGACCCTCGCCCGAAGCGATCACCTCACGAACAGAGCCGCCAAGAGCCGCGTCAAAAAGCCCCGACACCTCATCGAAAGCGGCGGCGAACACCGGGAACGACGCGTACAGCTCCTGCGCCATCCCCACCCGCTGCGCGCCCTGACCCGTGAACAGGAAACCGACCCGGCCGTCTCGTACGTCTCGTACGTCTCCTGCGACGATCCCGGTGCCGGGCTCGCCCTCGGCGAGGGAGTCCAGGCCGGCGAGGAACCCGTCCTTGTCGTCCGCCAGGACGAGCGCGCGTGCGTCGAAGGTGGTGCGGGTGGTCAGCAGGGACCAGCCGATGTCGGCGGTCCCCGCCTCGCTCGCGGCGGCGAAGGCACGCAGTTTCCCGGCCTGGGCGCGCAGCGCGGCCGTGTCCCGGCCCGAGAGGACCCAGGGCAGCAGGGACCGCGCGTCCACGGCGGGGGCCCGTTCGGAGACCGGAGCTTCCGTGAGGACGACGTGGCAGTTGGTGCCGCCCATGCCGAAGGAGGAGACCCCCGCGACCAGGGGACGGTCGGGGTGCGGCCAGGCGGTGAGCTCGCGCGGTACGGAGAGGCCGAGGCCGTCGAGGTCGATGGCCGGGTTCGGGGTCTCGAAGTTGAGGCTCGCGGGGATCTCGCGGTGCGTGAGGCTCAGCAGGGCCTTGAGCAGGCCGACCATGCCGGCCGCCCCCTCCAGGTGCCCGACGTTGGTCTTGGCCGATCCGACGAGCAGCGGGTCGCCGGGCGCACGGTGCGAGCTGAAGACGTCTCCGAGCGCGGCGGCCTCGATGGGGTCGCCGACGGGGGTTCCGGTGCCGTGCAGTTCGACGTACTGAACGGTAGAGGGGCTGATTCCGGCCTTTCCGTATGCCTCGCGGAGGAGCCGGCTCTGGGCCTCTCGGCTGGGCACGGTCAGGCCGGGCGTGGCGCCGTCGTTGTTGACCGCGCTGGCGCTGATGACGCCGTAGATCCGGTCGCCGTCCGCCTCCGCCTGGGCCAGGGGCTTCAGGATGACGGCCCCGCCGCCCTCGCCCCGCACGAAACCGTTGGCGCGGGCGTCGAAGGTGTAGGCGGTGCCGTCCGGTGAGAGGCCGCCGAACCGCTCCTCGGTCACGGCGCTCTCGCCGAGGATGTTGAGGTTGATGCCGGCGGCAATGGCGGTGGTGGACTCCCCCGACCGGAGCGACTCGCAGGCGAGGTGCACGGCGACGAGGGAGGAGGACTGGGCTGCGTCGACGGTCAGGCTGGGTCCGCGCAGCCCCAGGTAGTAGGAGACGCGGTTGGCGATGACGCCGCGGTTGAGGCCGGTCATGGAGTGCTGGGTGATGACCTGCTCGCCGTACTGGTTGGCGAGGCTCGTGTAGTCGTCGCGGAGGGTGCCGACGAAGACGGCGGTACGGGAGTCGCGCAGTCGGGCGGGGAGGACTCCGGCGTCCTCCAGGGCCTCCCAGGCCAGTTCGAGGACGAGTCGCTGCTGCGGGTCCATGGCGGCGGCCTCGCGGGGCGAGATCGCGAAGAACTCGGCGTCGAAGTCGCCGATGCCGTCGATGAATCCGCCGCGGCGAACCCCCGCCCCGGCCTGTGGTTCCGCGGTGTTCCAGCGTCCGGGCGGTGCGTCGGTGATCGCGTCGGTGCCGCTGCGCAACATCTGCCAGAAGTCGGCCGGGCCGAAGGCCATGGGGAGCCGGCAGGACATGCCGATGACGGCGATGGCTCCCTCGTCGCCTCGCGGCGCCGGGCTCTCCACAGAAATGCGATTAGTCGTCATGGCGCTCGACTGCCCTTTCCTGACTGATATTGGAACGGCCCGGGTATCCCGGATGGGGAACCCAGCCTTATCGACCTTAAGACCGGTCGCGCTGTTTGTTCTCAATACCTGGTCATGCACGGGTAACCGCCAAATTTTGCGGCGGGGTGGCCCGTCCGTTATTTGCCGGTGGGCGGCCGGTGAGGACGGCCCCGTTACGGTCTGGACAGATCTCCGTGAAACTCCTCGAATTCCAGGGTGTCATGCCGGAAGAAAGCAGGATCGGTCCACAATGAGCAATCTGACCAGCGATGTCGAGCAGCACACCGCGCTGTACGAGGCGGCCTTCAACTCGGGCGACGCCGACGCCGTGAACGAGATGTACACCGACGAGGCCGTCGCGGTCTGGGAGCCGGGCAAGCCCCTCACGGGCCAGGCCCGGAAGGACGCCGTCAAGGAGTTCCTGACCCGCGCGCCGAAGATGAGCGCCAAGCCGCGCCAGACGTTCGTGACCGGAGACACCGCGCTCCTGATCGTCGACTGGTCCATCGCCACCGTGGACGACTCGGGCAACCCCGAGCTGCTGACGGGAGTCGGCGTCGACGTACTGCGCAAGGGTGCGGACGGCAAGTGGCGCTACGCGATCGACGAGCCGTACGGCGAGCAGAAGTAACCCTCACGCTTCCCCGCCCCACGGAAGTCCCCATGACCCAAGAAAGTGGTGTCGCAGACCATGAGCATTCCCGGTATCACCGTCGACTTCGACGTCGACAACCCTGATCTGACCGGTGACGCGGATACCCAGAACGAGATCTTCATCCAGCTCTTCAATTCCGGTGACGGCGCCCTGTTCGACCTCCTCTACCGCGAGGACGCGATATCGAACTTCTCCGGCTCCCCGCTCACCGGGAAGGAGCGCCTGGAGTTCTTCAAGGAGTTCCTCGCGCCGAAGCCCTTCCTCAAGGCCGAGATCACGCACGCCTACGTGGCCGGCGACGTGGCCCTGATCGGCGTGAAGTTCAGCGTCGACAGCACGGGTCCCGAGGGCGAGCCCGTCCGTATCGAGGGCAACTGCACCGATGTGCTCCGTCTTGGCGAGGACGGCCGCTGGCTCATGGCCATCGACCGTCCGGTCGCCGGCACCCTGCTGCCGGAGTAGCCCCGCTTCTCCTGGCCTGCCCGTTCCCTCCCCCCACCCGGGCAGGCCGCTCACCGGACGGCGGGGCCGTCCGGTGAGCGGCCCTTTCAGGACTGGTTCGATCAGGGCCGATAGAAACCGCGAGCGCGGTTCGTACGCTGGACGCTCTTGAGGGGCCGTCAGCAGCGCCCCAGGCATCCACGGAGTGCACATGGCTATACAGGAACGCGCTGTCCGCACACGAGCGGCGGTGCTGCGGTCCGCGGCGGAGATCTTCGACACGGACGGGTTCGTGTCGGCCTCCCTCTCCGCCATCGCCCAGCGGGCAGGAGTGAGCAGCGGCGCCCTCCACTTCCACTTCGCCAACAAGGGCACGCTGGCGGAGGCGATCGAGACGGCGGCCGAACAGCGTCTGCGGCGGATCACCGGCCCCGCGCCGGACGGACCGCAGGACGACGGGTCACAGGGCGAACTCGACCCGATCCAGAACCTCGTGGAGACCTCCCACCACCTCTTCGACCGGCTGACCACCGACATCATCCTGCGCGCCGGGTTCACGCTCGGCTGCGAGCCCGCGTGGCCGAGCCCGGTCGACCTGCACGGCCAGTGGCGGGACTGGATCGAGTCCGCCCTGCGCCGCGCGTCACAGCTGGGCGCGCTCGCCGACGGAACCAAGCCGGAGGACGTCGTCACCGTCGTCGCCGCGTCGACCGTCGGCTTCGAAGCCCTCGGCCGCAAGGATCCCGTCTGGCTCTCCCAGCAACGACTCGGCCAGTTCTGGCAGTTCATCCTCCCCCGTCTGGTGCCACCGGGTACCGGCCCGCTGAAAGGGACGTAGTGGATAGCACGTGGTTCCGGCGCTTCGGAGCGGCCCCCGAGGGCAGCATGCGGTTGGTGTGCTTCCCGCACGCGGGTGGCGCCGCCAGCGCGTTCCTTCCCCTCTCGCGGGCGCTGGGCGGGCGTCTCGACGTGCTGGCCGTCCAGTACCCGGGCCGGCAGGACCGGCGGCGGGAGGAGCCGTACCGCGGCATCGCCGCGCACGCCGACGCCCTCGCCGAGGCCTTGGGTCCGCTGACCGACGGCCCCTACGCCCTGTTCGGGCACAGCATGGGGGCGGTCCTCGCGTACGAGACGGCCCGGCGCCTCGCCGCCGCCGGGCGGCCGGGACCCCTCCGGGTGTTCCTCTCCGGGCGCGGCGCGCCCTCGCCGAGGCCCGGCGCGCACGACCGGCTCGGCAGCGACAAGGAGATCCTGAACGCGGTGCGCGGGCTCGGCGGGACCGGGCACACCGTGCTCGACGACCCGGAGCTGCTCGCCATGGTGATGCCGGCGCTGCGCGCGGACTACGGCGCCCTCGGCGCGTACCGCTGGACCGCCGGGTCCCCTCTCGTCTCCCCCCTCACCGTCCTGGTCGGCGACGCGGACCCCGTGGTGGCGGTCGACGAGGCCGCGGCCTGGCACGACCACACCACCGGTGACTTCGACCTGCGGATCCTGCCCGGCGGTCACTTCTATCTGGACGACCGCACCGACGAGGTCCGCGACATCATCACGACCAGCCTGCTCGTCGCGGGCTCCGCGGCGTGATCCGCAGTACCGGCGCCACCCCTGAGGGCCCCTCCTCCCCCGGCAGTCTGCTGGCCGTCAGCGACCTGCACGTGCGCTACGAGGAGAACCGCGCGATCGTCGAGTCGTTGCGGCCCTCTTCGGAGGAGGACTGGCTGCTCGTCGCGGGCGATGTCGGGGAACACATGGCGGACATCGAGTGGGCCCTGTCCACCCTCGCCGGCCGGTTCCGCAAGGTCGTGTGGGCGCCGGGCAACCACGAACTGTGGACCCCTCCGGACGACCCGGTCCAGGCGCGCGGCGTCGCCCGCTACGAGGCCCTGGTCCAGCTCTGCCGGAGCCTGGGCGTGACCACCCCCGAGGACCCGTACCCGGTGTGGCGCGGGGCGGGCGGTCCCGCGGTGATCGTGCCGCTCTTCCTCCTGTACGACTACAGCTTCCGCCGGCCCGACGTCCGCACCACCGAGGAGGCGCTACGGCGGGCGGCCGACGCGGGGGTCGTCGCGACCGACGAGTTCCTGCTCCACCCCGACCCGTACCCCTCCGTCGGGGACTGGTGCCGGGCCCGCCTCCGGCGGACCGCCGACCGCCTGGACGCGCTCCCCGCCGACCTGCCGACCGTCCTCGTCAGCCACTTCCCGCTGGTGCGCGAGCCCACGGAGGTGCTGCACTACCCGG from Streptomyces sp. NBC_01264 encodes the following:
- a CDS encoding YybH family protein, giving the protein MSNLTSDVEQHTALYEAAFNSGDADAVNEMYTDEAVAVWEPGKPLTGQARKDAVKEFLTRAPKMSAKPRQTFVTGDTALLIVDWSIATVDDSGNPELLTGVGVDVLRKGADGKWRYAIDEPYGEQK
- a CDS encoding YybH family protein; translated protein: MSIPGITVDFDVDNPDLTGDADTQNEIFIQLFNSGDGALFDLLYREDAISNFSGSPLTGKERLEFFKEFLAPKPFLKAEITHAYVAGDVALIGVKFSVDSTGPEGEPVRIEGNCTDVLRLGEDGRWLMAIDRPVAGTLLPE
- a CDS encoding ScbR family autoregulator-binding transcription factor; translation: MAIQERAVRTRAAVLRSAAEIFDTDGFVSASLSAIAQRAGVSSGALHFHFANKGTLAEAIETAAEQRLRRITGPAPDGPQDDGSQGELDPIQNLVETSHHLFDRLTTDIILRAGFTLGCEPAWPSPVDLHGQWRDWIESALRRASQLGALADGTKPEDVVTVVAASTVGFEALGRKDPVWLSQQRLGQFWQFILPRLVPPGTGPLKGT
- a CDS encoding thioesterase II family protein; this encodes MDSTWFRRFGAAPEGSMRLVCFPHAGGAASAFLPLSRALGGRLDVLAVQYPGRQDRRREEPYRGIAAHADALAEALGPLTDGPYALFGHSMGAVLAYETARRLAAAGRPGPLRVFLSGRGAPSPRPGAHDRLGSDKEILNAVRGLGGTGHTVLDDPELLAMVMPALRADYGALGAYRWTAGSPLVSPLTVLVGDADPVVAVDEAAAWHDHTTGDFDLRILPGGHFYLDDRTDEVRDIITTSLLVAGSAA
- a CDS encoding metallophosphoesterase family protein; the protein is MIRSTGATPEGPSSPGSLLAVSDLHVRYEENRAIVESLRPSSEEDWLLVAGDVGEHMADIEWALSTLAGRFRKVVWAPGNHELWTPPDDPVQARGVARYEALVQLCRSLGVTTPEDPYPVWRGAGGPAVIVPLFLLYDYSFRRPDVRTTEEALRRAADAGVVATDEFLLHPDPYPSVGDWCRARLRRTADRLDALPADLPTVLVSHFPLVREPTEVLHYPDFALWCGTEATADWPVRYRAAAVVYGHLHIPRLIRKQGIPHYEVSLGYPREWRRRPGEPGHPLQVLPAPAPSGRQG